A window of the Lactobacillus amylovorus DSM 20531 genome harbors these coding sequences:
- a CDS encoding MerR family transcriptional regulator, which yields MENTKKKKIHQLFENLEIGIGGVSSSLGVSQRQLRYWEQKGYIKPVTEKSGVRHYSLATVYLIAFIKDQLDAGYTLDAAVKKSKEVRIKSKIARKLLRNAFDDIEVTDEEKGYGEIRMGEMEVGDKKAEVIGIVDENGSHFELKEE from the coding sequence ATGGAAAACACAAAGAAAAAGAAAATACATCAACTTTTTGAAAATCTAGAAATAGGTATAGGTGGCGTAAGCAGCAGCCTAGGTGTGTCGCAACGTCAACTTAGATATTGGGAACAAAAGGGCTACATCAAGCCAGTTACTGAAAAATCTGGCGTGCGTCATTATAGTTTAGCGACAGTTTATTTGATTGCCTTTATTAAAGATCAACTTGATGCTGGCTACACATTGGATGCCGCTGTGAAAAAATCGAAGGAAGTTCGCATTAAAAGCAAGATTGCACGTAAATTGTTGCGTAATGCCTTTGATGATATTGAAGTAACCGATGAAGAAAAAGGTTACGGTGAGATTCGAATGGGCGAGATGGAAGTAGGAGACAAAAAGGCCGAAGTTATTGGCATAGTTGACGAAAATGGTAGCCATTTTGAATTGAAGGAAGAATAG
- a CDS encoding MDR family MFS transporter, with the protein MNKQPVDIHGKQYNRNLLVLVLIIGSFCTVLNGTLLSTALPSIMRDFKISTATAEWLSTAFLLVNGVMIPISAWLINRFGSKKMYLTAMSTFFIGTVIAAIAPNFQTLLAGRIIQGLGVGVTMPLLQTIMLSIFPADKRGAAMGTVGIVIGLAPAIGPTLSGWVVDNLSWRYLFSIIAPIAGIVVILAAFLVKDVLPTKDEKIDVFSVATSTIGFGSLLYGFSEAGNKGWTNPEILAFIFVGIIFVILFGIRQLKMDDPFLDIRVFKHFEFSLAAILSGVTNLAMVGIEMVLPLYIQNLRGESAFHSGLILLPGALMIGIMSPITGRIFDRYGARKMAITGMTLLTLGTIPFVFLTENSSFLMIIILYAIRMVGVALVMMNVTTSGMNSLPLDKISHGTAVNNTFRQVLSSIGTAILVSVLTTTTNNNMPAKSMLKTLPLQYKNGAINATLDGFHASFAISILFALIALVLSFFLKKGNRARERSEKVDS; encoded by the coding sequence ATGAATAAACAACCTGTCGATATTCATGGAAAACAATACAATCGTAACTTATTGGTACTAGTATTGATCATCGGCTCATTTTGTACGGTATTAAATGGTACGCTTTTGTCTACTGCTCTACCTTCAATTATGAGAGATTTCAAAATTAGTACAGCCACTGCAGAATGGCTTTCCACCGCATTCTTATTAGTTAACGGTGTAATGATTCCTATTTCTGCTTGGCTAATCAACCGTTTCGGTTCTAAAAAGATGTATTTGACTGCAATGTCTACTTTCTTCATCGGAACTGTTATTGCAGCAATTGCACCTAACTTTCAAACACTTTTAGCCGGAAGAATCATCCAAGGTCTTGGTGTCGGCGTTACCATGCCGCTACTTCAGACCATCATGCTTTCAATCTTCCCAGCTGATAAACGTGGTGCCGCTATGGGGACGGTCGGCATCGTTATCGGTTTGGCTCCTGCTATTGGGCCAACATTATCTGGTTGGGTAGTCGACAATCTTTCCTGGCGTTACCTTTTCAGCATTATTGCTCCAATTGCCGGAATTGTTGTAATCCTTGCTGCCTTTTTAGTAAAAGACGTTTTGCCAACTAAGGATGAAAAAATCGATGTCTTTTCAGTTGCCACTTCAACTATCGGATTCGGTTCTCTACTATATGGTTTTTCAGAAGCTGGTAATAAAGGTTGGACAAATCCTGAAATTTTAGCCTTTATTTTTGTTGGTATCATCTTCGTAATTCTCTTTGGTATTCGCCAATTGAAGATGGATGATCCATTTCTTGATATTAGAGTATTCAAGCACTTCGAATTCTCACTTGCTGCTATTCTTTCAGGTGTTACTAACCTAGCCATGGTTGGAATCGAAATGGTTTTGCCACTTTATATTCAAAACTTACGTGGTGAATCCGCATTTCACTCTGGCTTGATCTTACTTCCAGGTGCTTTGATGATTGGGATTATGTCACCAATTACTGGTCGAATCTTTGACCGTTATGGTGCAAGAAAAATGGCCATTACTGGTATGACACTTCTTACTTTGGGAACTATTCCATTCGTATTTTTAACTGAGAATAGTTCATTCTTAATGATTATTATTCTCTACGCAATCAGAATGGTTGGTGTTGCTCTGGTTATGATGAACGTTACTACTTCAGGGATGAACTCACTTCCATTAGATAAGATTTCTCACGGTACCGCCGTTAACAACACCTTTAGACAGGTATTATCATCAATTGGTACTGCCATCCTTGTTTCAGTATTGACTACAACTACTAACAACAATATGCCAGCCAAGTCAATGCTTAAGACGTTGCCACTTCAATATAAGAATGGTGCAATTAATGCGACACTTGATGGTTTCCATGCCTCATTTGCAATTAGTATTCTCTTTGCATTGATCGCCTTAGTTCTTTCATTCTTCTTGAAGAAAGGTAATCGTGCACGTGAACGTTCAGAGAAGGTGGACAGCTAA
- a CDS encoding DUF4811 domain-containing protein: protein MILIILILAVIAFIYFNVIPKKGYMPLAIISLLIAVLSIAGIVAHDYNHYGMNTQTTTVKKELVSSASPQSSILLYQSLGNGTEKIYLYKTKNTDKKPTPIKTDKTHASVKNADKPSMTIKTERYVFSNGWNQFLFGWFGHNNELKHREYTFNVPKNWKVLSIKQAKSLQKQMAKRAAMMKKMQQMKQAQMKK from the coding sequence ATGATTTTAATTATCTTAATTCTGGCAGTTATTGCCTTTATCTATTTCAATGTAATTCCTAAAAAGGGTTATATGCCGCTTGCGATTATTTCACTACTCATCGCAGTATTGAGTATCGCTGGAATCGTAGCTCACGACTACAATCACTATGGTATGAATACCCAAACTACCACTGTTAAAAAAGAGCTCGTCTCTTCTGCATCCCCACAATCGTCAATCCTTTTATACCAATCACTTGGCAACGGTACAGAAAAAATCTACCTATATAAAACAAAAAATACAGATAAGAAGCCTACCCCAATTAAAACCGATAAAACTCACGCTAGTGTGAAAAATGCAGATAAGCCTTCAATGACAATCAAGACTGAACGCTACGTTTTCAGTAATGGCTGGAATCAATTCTTGTTTGGCTGGTTTGGTCACAATAATGAGTTGAAGCATCGTGAATATACTTTCAATGTGCCAAAGAATTGGAAGGTTTTATCAATTAAACAAGCTAAGTCTTTGCAAAAGCAAATGGCTAAACGTGCTGCGATGATGAAGAAGATGCAGCAAATGAAACAAGCGCAAATGAAAAAGTAA
- a CDS encoding IS110 family transposase, whose translation MDLLKTVFGIDVSSRKSNVCIMVNGQKVNDYAISNDMVGFNQLLDDLKQVTNPQIIFEATGVYSRRLQAFLNMHELRYVMMNPLEAKRKTKDDLHQNKTDKLDAMYLAKLQSEHPQRLAYVQSEEYQELMANNRIYEQASHDLITNKNRLHKAIQLTFPEIEHVMATPRGKNYWSIVLRFPHPDIVLETKEADIIDFLKSLSGIGKKRANDIMQKLIRLAKVACPAVKKDSAYVHGLKIAINNILSAEEECQTALQEMAKLAPKRDLEILTSIPGIGENTALRIISELGDIRRFKNPNQLNAFVGVDPQVYESGNLTAHLSISKRGTAIGRKVLYLAINQIQSAKKAGNPCHIADYYEKRKRSSETASHKKAAIASIHKLLRTIFALIKNDQLYSYDVAKHNQRLLS comes from the coding sequence ATGGATTTATTGAAAACTGTTTTCGGTATTGATGTTAGCAGCCGGAAGTCTAACGTATGCATTATGGTCAATGGCCAAAAAGTTAATGACTATGCCATCTCCAACGATATGGTAGGCTTCAATCAGCTGCTAGATGACCTTAAACAGGTTACCAACCCGCAAATTATCTTTGAAGCAACTGGCGTCTACTCCAGAAGACTCCAGGCGTTTTTGAACATGCACGAATTACGCTATGTCATGATGAACCCACTGGAAGCCAAAAGAAAGACAAAGGATGACCTGCACCAGAACAAGACCGATAAGCTTGATGCAATGTATCTCGCCAAGCTGCAATCTGAGCACCCGCAACGGCTGGCCTATGTTCAAAGCGAAGAATATCAAGAATTGATGGCCAACAACCGCATCTACGAGCAGGCTTCGCACGATCTGATAACCAACAAGAATAGACTGCACAAAGCCATTCAGCTTACTTTCCCAGAGATCGAACACGTGATGGCTACTCCAAGAGGAAAAAACTACTGGAGTATTGTTCTCAGATTCCCGCACCCTGATATCGTATTAGAAACAAAAGAAGCCGATATCATCGACTTCTTAAAGAGCTTATCTGGTATTGGTAAGAAACGTGCTAACGATATAATGCAAAAGCTTATTCGTTTAGCTAAAGTCGCATGCCCAGCTGTCAAAAAAGACAGTGCTTATGTTCATGGCCTCAAAATAGCTATTAACAACATCCTAAGCGCTGAAGAAGAGTGCCAGACTGCTTTACAGGAGATGGCTAAGCTGGCTCCTAAGCGGGATCTGGAGATCCTCACAAGCATTCCAGGCATCGGCGAAAACACTGCCTTGAGAATTATTAGTGAGCTCGGAGATATCAGACGCTTTAAAAACCCTAACCAATTAAATGCCTTCGTTGGCGTTGACCCTCAAGTTTATGAATCTGGCAACCTCACGGCCCACCTGTCAATTTCAAAGCGTGGGACAGCTATCGGCAGAAAGGTGCTGTACTTGGCAATCAACCAAATTCAATCGGCCAAGAAAGCAGGCAACCCTTGCCATATTGCGGATTATTACGAGAAACGAAAACGGTCTTCTGAGACTGCAAGTCACAAGAAGGCCGCTATCGCATCGATCCATAAATTATTACGGACGATCTTCGCTTTAATTAAGAATGATCAATTATATAGCTATGACGTAGCCAAACATAACCAAAGACTTTTGTCATAA
- a CDS encoding MFS transporter: MTQKRAITPWSIFIVCCFISMIGFGLIVNTIGLFFGPISQEFHVGRASVALMTTLQNAAAAISLLFAGKVMKKVNLRWLLTACFSIIAISMLTLAAAHSLTHFYIAWIIIGICQPIAITLSIPVLLSNWFNQKLGTVMGISLGLSAFGGTIFNPIIADIITKFGWRGGFIAEGLLIGLILMPLAASIRPNPDEKHPAYGTTTKSESNSLLNGITLKEALHQPVFYALAFAMLALQFVSGSVQHISGHITNLGISPVLAASVVSGVMIGAAVGKISIGYFLDKLSPILVLLVYSLFGILGWSGQIFLTNSTLLTISAFILGLGQGVCLVALPYLIQKQFGEKDYSNILSVINMLGAFAMSLSVYLVGLFFDQTHSYNLGWTINVIAYILSFIAIFITLRKKA; this comes from the coding sequence GTGACCCAAAAAAGAGCCATCACTCCTTGGTCGATTTTTATTGTTTGTTGTTTTATTTCAATGATTGGCTTTGGCCTGATTGTTAATACTATCGGTCTGTTCTTTGGGCCGATCAGCCAGGAATTTCATGTTGGCCGTGCCAGCGTAGCCTTGATGACTACCCTGCAGAACGCAGCTGCCGCTATTTCACTCCTTTTTGCAGGAAAAGTTATGAAGAAAGTAAACTTGCGCTGGTTACTAACTGCATGTTTCAGCATAATCGCCATCAGTATGTTAACGCTCGCTGCAGCTCACAGCTTAACGCATTTTTACATTGCTTGGATCATCATTGGTATTTGTCAGCCAATTGCAATTACTTTATCAATTCCCGTTCTTTTAAGTAATTGGTTTAACCAAAAACTCGGCACAGTAATGGGTATTTCTCTGGGCCTATCCGCATTCGGTGGAACCATTTTTAACCCGATTATCGCAGATATCATTACTAAATTCGGCTGGCGTGGCGGCTTTATCGCAGAAGGTCTTTTAATTGGCTTGATCTTAATGCCACTTGCTGCTTCAATTAGACCTAACCCTGATGAAAAGCACCCTGCTTACGGCACAACGACTAAGTCTGAATCAAATTCACTCTTAAACGGCATTACGCTTAAAGAAGCACTTCATCAACCAGTCTTTTATGCCTTAGCCTTTGCGATGTTAGCTTTGCAATTTGTGTCGGGAAGCGTTCAGCATATTTCAGGCCACATTACTAATTTAGGAATTTCACCAGTTTTAGCAGCTAGTGTGGTATCCGGTGTAATGATCGGTGCAGCTGTTGGTAAAATTTCCATTGGTTATTTCTTGGATAAATTAAGTCCAATTTTAGTATTGTTGGTCTACTCACTTTTTGGCATTTTAGGTTGGAGTGGCCAAATCTTCTTGACTAACAGTACCCTGCTGACTATCTCTGCTTTTATTCTTGGTTTAGGTCAAGGTGTCTGCCTAGTGGCTCTACCATACTTAATCCAAAAGCAATTTGGCGAAAAAGATTATAGTAATATTTTGTCCGTAATCAACATGCTGGGAGCATTCGCAATGTCGCTATCAGTATACTTGGTAGGTCTATTCTTCGACCAAACCCATTCTTACAACTTAGGATGGACAATTAACGTAATTGCCTATATTCTAAGTTTTATTGCAATCTTTATTACCTTAAGAAAAAAGGCATAA
- a CDS encoding aldose epimerase family protein: MKTSFVKYGRKNNKDLCEITLENDHGMVAQVLNYGATLEKVLVDSENMILSLKKPADYSKERNFLGGSVGRIAGRVRAGQWKHGNEIHQLPLNDGENHIHGGVGTDMQVWNFRPSCDKKHSRVDLTLFDPDGHNDYPGNLKLHARYELDNDNTLHYSLEAVSDKLTIFNPVNHTYFNLGERAEDLDLQLNADYYLPVDESGLPNHGMEQVAGTAFDFRKTKRIGDALTSDDAQIKLRNGIDHPFILNGNNPAATLSSRKHKLTVRTNAPALVLYAGNHFNHIGIASNIGQYDGITFEAQCPPAEGNDLGQITLLPFEKFKRVVNWKFE, translated from the coding sequence ATGAAAACTAGTTTTGTAAAATATGGGCGAAAAAATAACAAGGACCTGTGTGAGATTACCCTTGAAAATGATCATGGCATGGTCGCCCAAGTTTTAAATTATGGTGCAACCTTAGAAAAGGTGCTAGTCGATAGCGAAAACATGATTTTGTCATTGAAAAAGCCAGCAGATTATTCTAAAGAGCGTAATTTTTTAGGTGGCAGCGTTGGTCGGATTGCTGGCCGCGTTAGAGCAGGCCAATGGAAGCATGGCAATGAGATTCATCAATTGCCACTAAATGATGGTGAAAATCATATTCATGGTGGTGTCGGCACTGACATGCAAGTTTGGAATTTTAGACCATCGTGTGATAAAAAACATAGCAGAGTAGACTTAACTTTATTTGATCCTGATGGTCATAACGATTATCCAGGCAACTTGAAGTTGCATGCTAGATACGAATTGGATAATGACAATACTTTGCATTATTCATTAGAAGCAGTCAGTGATAAGCTGACGATTTTCAATCCGGTAAATCACACTTACTTCAACTTGGGCGAGCGTGCCGAAGATCTGGATTTGCAGCTGAATGCAGATTACTACTTGCCAGTTGATGAAAGCGGCTTGCCTAATCACGGCATGGAGCAGGTGGCTGGTACTGCCTTTGATTTTAGAAAGACTAAGCGAATTGGGGATGCACTCACCAGCGATGATGCACAAATTAAGTTGCGCAATGGGATTGACCATCCGTTTATCTTGAATGGCAATAATCCAGCTGCAACGTTGAGTTCTAGAAAGCATAAGTTGACGGTGAGAACTAACGCACCAGCGCTAGTTCTTTATGCCGGCAATCACTTTAACCATATTGGCATTGCAAGTAATATTGGCCAATATGATGGGATTACTTTTGAGGCACAATGTCCACCTGCAGAAGGTAATGACTTAGGTCAAATTACGTTACTTCCATTTGAAAAGTTCAAGCGTGTAGTTAACTGGAAATTTGAATGA
- a CDS encoding UDP-glucose--hexose-1-phosphate uridylyltransferase has protein sequence MKVIEKFADEIINSGAYQPLDRVYVINKIRGLVGDHDEEENDQPAVKQLVDIAVENEKIPDDVTSREVLNDQLYDLATPTPSKTNEIFWQKMERSSEKATDWFYKLCVNNNYVKKEAIAKNVVFSGTSSKGHGLEITINLSKPEKDPKAIAAAAHATGKKYPQCALCLENEGYLGGYGKNARSNLRIIRMNIAGRPWGFQYSPYAYFNEHCIFLDQKHIPMVINQQTLINLVEIEKTFPHYFVGSNADLPIVGGSMLAHEHYQGGRHTFPMMKAKIKKSVVFNEYPDVKAGIVDWPMSDLRLISNNSLNLIDLGSKIIKFWDQYSDADRDIKAFDGETRHHTVTPIMHREGKSFVLDLVLRDNNTNKDYPLGIFHPHKQLWHIKKENIGLIEVMGRAILPGRLKSELEEVKKYWLGKDNKMADSHKEWADQVKVKEKITADNVNQIMEKALVEVFEQVLQDAGVFKNTEDGEKGWDKFITALTEDVD, from the coding sequence ATGAAAGTTATTGAAAAATTTGCAGATGAAATAATTAATAGCGGTGCCTATCAGCCACTTGATCGCGTTTATGTCATTAACAAGATTCGCGGCTTAGTTGGCGACCATGATGAAGAAGAAAATGATCAACCAGCTGTAAAACAATTAGTTGATATTGCCGTAGAAAATGAAAAAATTCCAGACGATGTTACTTCACGTGAAGTATTAAATGATCAATTGTATGATCTAGCAACGCCAACTCCATCCAAGACTAACGAGATCTTTTGGCAAAAGATGGAAAGATCATCTGAAAAGGCAACTGATTGGTTCTATAAGCTTTGTGTAAATAACAATTACGTTAAAAAAGAAGCTATTGCCAAGAATGTAGTTTTCTCAGGTACTAGTTCTAAAGGACATGGTCTTGAAATTACGATTAATTTATCTAAGCCAGAAAAAGATCCAAAGGCTATTGCGGCAGCGGCTCATGCAACTGGCAAAAAATACCCACAATGTGCTCTTTGCCTTGAAAACGAAGGCTACTTAGGTGGCTATGGTAAAAATGCTCGTTCTAATTTGAGAATTATTCGCATGAATATTGCTGGTCGTCCTTGGGGCTTCCAATATTCACCATATGCTTACTTCAATGAGCATTGTATTTTCTTGGATCAAAAGCATATTCCCATGGTTATTAACCAGCAGACTTTGATTAACTTAGTTGAAATTGAAAAGACTTTCCCACATTACTTTGTTGGTTCAAATGCTGATTTACCAATTGTTGGTGGCTCAATGTTAGCTCATGAGCACTATCAAGGTGGTCGTCATACCTTCCCAATGATGAAGGCTAAGATTAAGAAATCTGTTGTCTTTAATGAATATCCAGATGTTAAGGCTGGGATTGTTGATTGGCCAATGAGTGATTTGCGCCTTATTAGTAATAATTCACTTAATCTAATCGATCTTGGTAGCAAAATTATTAAGTTCTGGGATCAATATTCTGATGCTGATCGTGATATTAAGGCCTTTGATGGAGAAACGCGTCATCATACGGTAACTCCTATTATGCACCGTGAGGGTAAGAGCTTTGTGCTTGATTTGGTACTGCGTGATAATAATACTAATAAGGATTATCCACTGGGTATTTTCCACCCACATAAGCAGTTGTGGCACATTAAGAAAGAAAATATTGGCTTAATTGAAGTTATGGGACGTGCTATTTTGCCAGGTCGTCTTAAGAGCGAACTTGAAGAAGTTAAGAAGTACTGGCTTGGTAAGGACAACAAGATGGCCGATAGTCACAAGGAATGGGCCGATCAAGTTAAGGTAAAAGAAAAGATTACCGCGGATAATGTAAATCAAATTATGGAAAAGGCCTTGGTAGAAGTCTTTGAACAAGTTTTGCAAGATGCAGGTGTCTTCAAGAATACTGAAGATGGTGAAAAAGGCTGGGATAAATTTATTACAGCTTTGACTGAAGATGTGGATTAA
- a CDS encoding galactokinase, with protein MNKEELLTEYEKTFGEKGQDVFFSPGRINVIGEHTDYNGGHVFPAAISLGVYGVYGPREDKKVRLFSGNVDGDIVEFDIDDTTVEKDDRFWANYFKGMITYLREKYDNINHGFNLYIKANLPSGSGLSSSAAIEMLMGIILKDEFNLDIDRIALVKMGQRTENEFVGLNSGIMDQFACIMGKKDSAIFLDCNTLKYEYMPLALGEYEIIIMATNKPHTLADSAYNDRVRECHDAVKKLQQKLDIKALGELDNDTFDEYSYLIDNETELKRARHAVSENQRTLRATKAMKDGDLEKLGRLINASHISLHYDYEVTGKELDTLAEASWKQPGVLGARMIGGGFGGSAIAIVKKSEAENFKKNVGKIYRDKIGYDASFYDAKIVDGTKRI; from the coding sequence ATGAATAAAGAAGAATTACTTACTGAATACGAAAAAACTTTTGGTGAAAAGGGACAAGATGTATTCTTCTCACCAGGTAGAATTAACGTTATTGGTGAACACACCGACTATAATGGTGGGCATGTTTTCCCAGCCGCAATTAGCTTAGGTGTTTATGGCGTTTATGGTCCAAGAGAAGACAAGAAAGTACGTCTTTTCTCAGGCAACGTTGATGGTGATATCGTCGAATTTGATATTGATGATACCACTGTAGAGAAGGACGATCGTTTCTGGGCTAACTACTTTAAAGGCATGATCACTTACTTACGTGAAAAATACGACAACATCAATCATGGCTTTAACCTGTATATTAAAGCCAACTTACCATCAGGCTCAGGCTTATCATCAAGTGCTGCCATCGAAATGTTGATGGGGATTATCTTAAAAGATGAATTCAACTTAGATATTGATCGGATTGCATTAGTTAAGATGGGTCAAAGAACCGAAAATGAATTTGTAGGCTTGAACTCAGGTATTATGGATCAATTTGCCTGCATTATGGGCAAAAAAGATAGTGCCATTTTCCTCGATTGCAATACTTTGAAATATGAATACATGCCACTTGCTTTAGGCGAATATGAAATTATTATCATGGCCACTAACAAGCCACATACTTTAGCTGATTCTGCATATAATGACCGTGTTCGCGAATGTCATGATGCAGTTAAGAAATTACAACAAAAGCTTGATATTAAGGCTCTAGGTGAGTTAGATAACGACACTTTCGATGAATATTCTTACCTTATTGATAATGAGACAGAGCTAAAGCGTGCTCGTCATGCCGTTAGTGAAAATCAAAGAACTTTACGTGCTACTAAAGCCATGAAAGATGGCGACTTGGAAAAACTGGGTCGTTTGATTAATGCTTCCCACATTTCACTACATTACGATTATGAAGTAACTGGTAAGGAACTTGATACTTTAGCTGAAGCTTCTTGGAAGCAACCTGGAGTTTTAGGTGCCAGAATGATCGGCGGCGGCTTCGGTGGTAGTGCAATTGCCATTGTTAAAAAGAGTGAAGCAGAGAACTTCAAGAAGAACGTTGGTAAGATTTACCGCGACAAGATCGGTTATGACGCAAGCTTCTACGATGCCAAAATCGTTGACGGTACCAAGAGAATTTAA
- a CDS encoding PTS transporter subunit EIIC — translation MLLVVIFSWEVSTRFFRDRTEHMTDVLFGLAAFFISIPWNFQYAIPNTKRTINVLNYIDIQYLGTQGVFAAILISGCAVWLYNKLMQRNFTIKLPDSVPPAVAQSFSSLIPGSITFGVFIILIGLSTACTGKTMPALFLSILQAPALAISKTNAFAFVSQFTWGLLQWFGIHPTSIWGAIFGMTWTINDTQNMLGQAHHIFSTLFMNFSTIAAGTFMNPLKDTAKELTELTKAGASNYQALRAAGLGSAELLKIDQDYGSLEVGKYADFLVLKDNPLKDVSAVEQADKQVYQHGERKF, via the coding sequence TTGCTTCTAGTAGTAATTTTCAGTTGGGAAGTCTCAACCAGATTCTTTAGAGACAGAACAGAGCACATGACAGATGTTCTATTTGGACTTGCAGCATTCTTTATCTCAATTCCATGGAACTTCCAATATGCTATTCCAAACACTAAGAGAACAATCAATGTATTGAATTATATTGATATTCAATATTTGGGTACTCAAGGTGTGTTCGCCGCAATTTTAATTAGTGGTTGTGCTGTATGGCTTTACAACAAATTGATGCAAAGAAACTTTACAATTAAATTGCCAGACTCAGTTCCACCTGCAGTTGCCCAAAGTTTCTCATCATTGATTCCTGGCTCAATTACTTTTGGTGTCTTCATTATTTTAATTGGACTCAGCACAGCATGTACTGGTAAAACAATGCCAGCATTATTCCTATCAATTTTGCAAGCCCCAGCCTTAGCAATTTCAAAGACTAACGCCTTTGCCTTTGTATCACAATTTACTTGGGGTTTGCTTCAATGGTTTGGTATTCACCCAACATCAATTTGGGGTGCCATCTTCGGGATGACCTGGACTATTAACGATACGCAAAACATGTTAGGTCAAGCTCATCATATCTTTTCAACCTTGTTCATGAACTTCTCAACAATCGCTGCTGGTACTTTCATGAATCCACTTAAAGATACGGCTAAAGAACTTACCGAATTAACTAAAGCTGGTGCTAGCAATTATCAAGCACTTCGCGCGGCTGGTTTAGGATCTGCGGAATTGCTTAAGATTGATCAAGATTACGGTTCTTTAGAAGTAGGAAAATATGCAGATTTCTTAGTGCTGAAAGATAATCCGTTAAAAGATGTATCTGCAGTTGAACAAGCTGATAAACAAGTTTACCAACATGGTGAAAGAAAATTTTAA
- a CDS encoding GntR family transcriptional regulator — translation MKDTPKYLAIAEKLKHEIETGEYQPNDQLPKEFDLARSYNVSRITVRNAMKELESQGLIYRIQGAGTYVKERNLMHATVDSNQLELINLKKYKLKLLDFEVGQVILKITEVLNVQPYDIVYTIKRAAMATKWV, via the coding sequence ATGAAAGATACGCCTAAATATTTAGCAATCGCAGAAAAGCTAAAACATGAGATTGAAACAGGGGAATATCAACCTAATGATCAACTTCCTAAAGAATTCGATCTAGCAAGATCATACAATGTTAGTCGCATCACGGTTCGTAATGCTATGAAAGAGTTGGAAAGCCAAGGCCTAATCTATCGAATCCAAGGTGCAGGCACTTATGTAAAGGAACGTAATTTAATGCATGCTACAGTAGATTCAAATCAATTGGAATTAATCAATCTTAAAAAGTACAAATTGAAATTGCTTGATTTTGAAGTAGGGCAAGTAATTCTAAAAATCACAGAAGTCTTAAATGTTCAGCCATATGATATCGTCTATACAATAAAACGAGCAGCAATGGCAACAAAGTGGGTTTGA
- a CDS encoding nitroreductase family protein, whose translation MSIVNNDFHKILTERHSVRRFDPSIKISHEEMNEMLEETITAPSACNLQAWKFIVVDTKEGREKLHQYFMPFNFPQVDNSSAIVLFFGNTLAFKKYSQLWHSMYEEKKVTKEAMEAALNTFMPLYEKAPQEMLVADSMVDSSLAAMQFMLIAREHGYDTNAMAGYDTKKAAAVMGLDPKQYVPVMAIAIGKHDPKAEDEITTTRYPLSELVDYE comes from the coding sequence ATGAGTATAGTAAATAATGATTTTCATAAAATTTTGACTGAAAGACATTCAGTACGTAGATTTGATCCATCCATAAAAATTAGTCATGAAGAAATGAATGAAATGCTGGAAGAAACTATCACTGCTCCTTCCGCATGCAATTTGCAAGCCTGGAAATTCATAGTTGTTGATACAAAAGAGGGTAGAGAGAAGCTGCACCAATACTTTATGCCTTTTAACTTCCCGCAAGTTGATAATAGCTCTGCCATAGTCCTATTCTTCGGTAACACGTTGGCTTTCAAGAAATACAGTCAATTATGGCACAGCATGTATGAAGAAAAGAAAGTAACTAAGGAAGCAATGGAAGCGGCTTTAAATACATTCATGCCACTATATGAAAAGGCACCACAAGAAATGTTAGTTGCTGATTCGATGGTTGATTCTTCACTTGCTGCCATGCAATTTATGTTGATTGCACGTGAGCATGGTTATGACACTAATGCGATGGCAGGTTATGATACTAAAAAGGCTGCAGCCGTGATGGGACTTGATCCTAAGCAATACGTACCAGTAATGGCAATTGCGATTGGTAAGCACGATCCAAAGGCTGAAGATGAGATTACAACTACTAGATATCCACTTTCAGAATTGGTTGATTATGAATAG